From Onychostoma macrolepis isolate SWU-2019 chromosome 19, ASM1243209v1, whole genome shotgun sequence, a single genomic window includes:
- the arpp21 gene encoding LOW QUALITY PROTEIN: cAMP-regulated phosphoprotein 21 (The sequence of the model RefSeq protein was modified relative to this genomic sequence to represent the inferred CDS: inserted 2 bases in 1 codon): protein MSETGESENIPECTTEETSPPCCTTDTEDCQKSSQPKSDNHGQLKKNLKAKGKLVRSTAVCDESLSTEENSKEKESKTTVSSNHGDSPACNEEEEETSVTSKKTSLSKEPSLEYTDSTGIDLEEFLITTLKSSPRDRLMLLKLEQDMTDFMTDNSSYKKFPQMSSYHRMLVHRVAAYFGLEHNVDHSGKAVIINKTCNSRIPEHRFAEHVQEEKTEERRSILKRDNSQEKEDSQLRVPSLKEQMRSKSIEEREEEYQKVRERIFSQDTTCLSQSVYIETRGLDDNSILSETQRRRQLFRGNRDGSGRLSGSRQSSFELDSHWNDPRPWSSTDSDSPTWTSKSTHTRSDSSSKLCKPVSESALSYAPPNNSPAYIIVPAESSIPPGSILLNPHTGQPFLNPDGTPAVYNPPVSQKPCNQLNPVQSQAPPPPPQQQPVASHGVPQVQYSSVTYLPPQQLNISTSQQHPIEQTREDITAKFGHMTLSHQSSSGDLPDTSSFYMQGAPPTHSYAPPHHSYAPSHHSDNYITPGMTLAPPTAPPPEXQQSSQVSVYSYPVQCPSASQQYAATSYNTQTAYPPVMSNQQGCPGMMGSQILPQIQQGIVGPYPSVSSYQIPQQQQQQQQQSYPAMLVSGQGGQTQCLVPPAGVQVYCSSLAPSSPPPHMMGVSFQSSSCKNGCSINQNQCWY, encoded by the exons ATGTCAGAAACGGGAGAATCTGAAAACATCCCAGAATGCACCACGGAGGAGACTTCACCTCCTTGTTGTACCACAGACACCGAGGACTGTCAGAAATCCAGCCAG CCAAAATCAGATAACCATGGACAACTCAAGAAGAACCTGAAG GCTAAAGGAAAATTAGTTCGGAGCACCGCTGTGTGTGATGAGTCTCTATCCACTGAGGAGAACAGCAAG GAAAAAGAGAGCAAGACGACTGTGTCTAGTAACCATGGTGACAGTCCTGCGTGCaatgaggaggaagaggagacaAGCGTCACATCGAAAAAAACAAGTTTATCTAAAG AGCCCAGTCTGGAGTACACCGACTCTACAGGCATTGATCTGGAGGAGTTTTTAATCACTACTTTGAAAAGCAGTCCCAG GGACAGACTGATGCTCCTAAAACTCGAGCAAGACATGACTGACTTTATGACAGACAACAG ttcCTATAAAAAGTTCCCTCAGATGTCCTCGTATCACAGAATGCTGGTCCACAGGGTTGCAGCTTATTTTGGTCTGGAACACAATGTGGATCACAGTGGAAAAGCGGTTATCATCAACAAAACCTGCAATTCCAGAAT ACCAGAACATCGGTTTGCTGAACATGTTCAGGAGGAGAAAACCGAGGAAAGAAGATCAATACTGAAGAGAGACAACAGTCAGGAGAAAGAAGACAGTCAG ctgAGGGTTCCATCTCTCAAAGAACAAATGAGGAGCAAGTCGAtagaagagagagaggaggaataCCAGAAAGTCAGAGAACGCATATTCTCACAGGAT accACTTGTCTTTCTCAGAGTGTTTATATTGAGACCag AGGTCTAGATGACAACAGTATTCTCAGTGAGACCCAGAGAAGACGGCAGCTATTTAG GGGTAACAGGGATGGTTCGGGTCGGCTGTCCGGCAGCAGGCAGAGCAGCTTTGAGCTGGACTCTCATTGGAATGACCCTCGACCTTGGAGCAGCACAGATTCTGACAGCCCGACATGGACATCTAAATCTACACACACACGTTCAGACAGCAGCTCCAAACTCTGCAAACCAG TGTCCGAGTCGGCTCTATCATACGCTCCACCCAACAACAGCCCTGCTTACATTATCGTGCCTGCTGAGTCATCAATACCTCCTGGGAGCATCTTATTGAATCCACAtacag GGCAGCCATTTCTGAATCCTGATGGAACTCCAGCTGTTTACAACCCACCAGTAAGTCAGAAGCCATGTAACCAGCTTAACCCAGTACAGTCGCAAGCCCCGCCCCCTCCACCTCAGCAACAGCCAGTAGCAAGCCATGGTGTCCCACag GTTCAATATTCCTCTGTGACATACCTTCCACCTCAGCAGTTAAACATTTCTACCTCCCAGCAACACCCAATTGAACAGACT AGGGAAGATATTACTGCCAAGTTTGGTCACATGACCTTGAGTCACCAGTCATCATCAGGGGATCTTCCAGATACGTCCTCATTTTACATGCAAGGAGCTCCACCCACACACAGCTATGCTCCACCCCACCACAGTTATGCTCCGTCTCACCATTCAGACAATTACATCACCCCTGGAATGACACTGGCTCCTCCCACAGCCCCGCCCCCTGA TCAGCAGAGCAGCCAG GTTTCAGTGTACAGTTACCCTGTTCAGTGTCCCAGTGCATCGCAACAATACGCAGCAACCAGTTACAACACACAAACAG cataCCCGCCTGTCATGTCAAACCAACAAGGCTGCCCAGGCATGATGGGAAGTCAGATTCTACCCCAAATACAGCAAGGCATTGTGGGACCTTACCCATCTGTATCCTCCTATCAG ATAccacagcaacaacaacaacaacaacaacagtccTATCCTGCAATGCTGGTGTCAGGACAAGGTGGGCAGACACAGTGTTTGGTGCCCCCTGCTGGAGTTCAAGTATACTGCAGCTCCTTGGCCCCTTCTTCCCCTCCACCACATATGATGGGGGTCTCCTTCCAGTCAAGTAGCTGCAAAAATGGCTGTAGTATTAATCAGAACCAGTGCTGGTACTAA